One Salvia splendens isolate huo1 chromosome 12, SspV2, whole genome shotgun sequence genomic window carries:
- the LOC121759230 gene encoding uncharacterized protein LOC121759230 produces MTSKYEDVLRRARNLKRDTRVEVYSNIDNRRNLIIAQRSQGMWLVQLPERNESHKMEKSSIMKKEIMKRANSENARNDYVKEPYIKGLHKQFSQKGLTNRSTSTRPRPVALKLHPHCHETAANPAEAPRFSKNLSSQSLNADHVSLLALLYLLLAVPLPQKKASARKHLQEAAKEGEGLSMRSKRRL; encoded by the exons ATGACTTCTAAATAC GAAGATGTTCTAAGAAGGGCAAGGAATCTCAAGAGAGACACAAGGGTGGAAGTGTACTCGAACATCGACAATCGAAGAAACCTTATAATTGCACAACGATCACAAGGCATGTGGCTAGTCCAGCTTCCCGAGCGTAATGAATCGCATAAGATGGAGAAG TCATCCATAATGAAGAAAGAGATCATGAAGAGAGCGAACTCAGAAAATGCGAGAAATGATTATGTGAAGGAGCCTTATATTAAGGGCCTGCATAAACAATTTTCTCAGAAAGGACTTACCAACAGAAGCACCTCAACAAGGCCGAGGCCCGTCGCCCTCAAACTCCACCCGCACTGCCATGAAACCGCCGCAAATCCAGCCGAGGCGCCTCGATTTTCCAAGAATCTAAGCTCCCAATCCTTAAATGCAGATCATGTATCCCTGCTCGCCTTACTGTATCTCTTGTTGGCTGTGCCTCTGCCGCAGAAGAAAGCTTCTGCGAGGAAACACCTTCAGGAGGCGGCAAAGGAGGGGGAGGGTTTGAGCATGAGAAGCAAGAGGAGATTGTGA